A part of Pirellulaceae bacterium genomic DNA contains:
- a CDS encoding Gfo/Idh/MocA family oxidoreductase, translating into MSQQLPTSSVSAKPPRRREFLRNAAGVGAALGGVTTLIAADSQQRLPIALIGAGGMGMNHLRQLARRSDVDIAWVCDVDNSRLQAAAALTRELSGHDVQVTSDMRRVLDDRKIEAVWIATPDHWHAPAAILALQAGKHVYVEKPCCHNLHEGQLLEQAVARSGKQLQVGTQSRSSDCVREAIRRVHHGEIGQVLVAKAWNSQRRGSIGRLQSADPPPDLDYDLWLGPAQPVPYRANLLHGTWRWWYDFGCGDIGNDGVHDIDVAVWGLGVSHFPSSVTCIGNKCFFDDDQQFPDTQYSVVEFQDAQAPRGTRQLIFEQRIWSPYVQEGYENGAAFYGTDGYVVIGHNVGWKLYGPRNELRAQREGRPELSDHYDNFLQAIRDDSTTCNADIAAGRLSAGIVHLSNIAARIGRVIRYDPLQHTIVDDPPASGLMHREYRSGHWASPRSV; encoded by the coding sequence ATGTCTCAGCAGTTACCAACATCCAGCGTGTCCGCGAAGCCACCGAGACGCCGGGAGTTCTTGCGCAACGCTGCCGGGGTCGGCGCTGCACTCGGCGGCGTTACGACGCTGATAGCTGCAGACTCTCAGCAGCGTCTGCCGATAGCTCTGATTGGTGCGGGCGGTATGGGGATGAATCATTTGCGTCAATTGGCTCGGCGGTCCGATGTTGACATAGCCTGGGTGTGTGATGTTGACAACAGTCGTCTACAAGCCGCCGCCGCGTTGACACGTGAGTTGTCCGGTCACGACGTTCAAGTGACATCCGATATGCGGCGGGTGCTGGACGATCGCAAAATCGAAGCGGTATGGATCGCCACACCAGATCACTGGCACGCGCCTGCAGCCATACTAGCACTTCAAGCCGGCAAACATGTGTACGTGGAGAAGCCCTGTTGCCACAATTTGCACGAAGGGCAGTTGCTGGAGCAAGCTGTTGCTCGTTCGGGAAAGCAGTTGCAAGTCGGTACGCAGAGCCGCAGTTCAGACTGCGTTCGCGAGGCAATTCGTCGTGTGCATCACGGCGAAATCGGTCAAGTGCTGGTTGCCAAAGCCTGGAACAGTCAACGACGTGGATCGATTGGACGACTTCAATCTGCCGATCCACCGCCAGACTTAGACTACGACTTGTGGCTTGGCCCAGCACAACCTGTACCGTACCGCGCAAATCTATTGCATGGAACGTGGCGCTGGTGGTACGACTTCGGCTGCGGTGATATAGGCAATGATGGGGTGCATGATATCGACGTTGCCGTGTGGGGACTGGGCGTGAGCCACTTTCCCAGCAGCGTGACCTGCATCGGTAACAAGTGTTTCTTCGACGATGACCAGCAGTTTCCTGATACGCAATACTCGGTAGTGGAATTTCAAGATGCGCAAGCACCTCGTGGTACGCGACAATTGATTTTCGAACAGCGGATTTGGAGTCCCTACGTGCAAGAAGGCTACGAAAACGGGGCTGCCTTCTATGGTACGGATGGCTATGTGGTCATCGGCCATAACGTGGGTTGGAAGCTGTATGGTCCACGCAATGAGCTACGAGCCCAACGTGAGGGGCGGCCCGAACTGTCCGACCATTACGACAATTTTTTACAAGCGATTCGCGATGATTCAACGACTTGCAACGCAGACATCGCTGCAGGGCGACTATCAGCCGGCATTGTACACTTGAGCAATATTGCAGCGCGCATCGGTCGTGTGATTCGCTACGATCCGTTGCAACATACCATTGTCGACGACCCGCCAGCTAGTGGTTTGATGCATCGCGAATATCGGTCTGGGCATTGGGCCAGTCCCCGATCTGTGTGA
- a CDS encoding SDR family oxidoreductase translates to MSKYAGKIVLISGGAGGIGLAVAERFGRAGAHIALADINAADVDTHSKRLRQTGIDCRDFKTDVTCLEACQRLVSEVLQWHGSLDVLIHCAGITQVSSFLQTQLAVYRRVMEVNFFGAVTLTQAAIEPLLASRGHIVVLSSIAGFAPLLGRTGYCASKYAVHGFFETLRGELSDLGVRVTLVCPSFVETEFASRGLKGDGSRIDFARSTTGGVLSADYVAQSIYHACVRNRRQIVLSPLGKLSYFMTRFAPACYDHLMRRRFQSEMRRNQGG, encoded by the coding sequence ATGAGTAAGTACGCCGGAAAAATAGTCTTGATCTCTGGTGGCGCGGGTGGCATTGGTTTAGCAGTGGCTGAGAGATTCGGTAGAGCCGGCGCGCATATCGCGCTGGCTGACATCAATGCAGCCGATGTGGATACTCATTCCAAAAGGCTGCGCCAAACTGGAATCGACTGTCGCGATTTTAAGACTGACGTTACGTGCCTAGAGGCCTGCCAGCGATTGGTTTCTGAAGTTCTTCAGTGGCATGGAAGCTTAGATGTGTTGATCCATTGCGCGGGTATTACTCAGGTCAGCTCGTTCCTGCAGACGCAACTGGCAGTCTACCGCCGTGTCATGGAAGTCAATTTTTTTGGTGCCGTCACCTTAACCCAAGCAGCCATTGAGCCGCTGCTGGCCAGTCGGGGACACATTGTAGTGTTGAGCAGTATCGCGGGGTTTGCACCGCTGCTTGGCCGTACCGGCTATTGTGCCAGCAAATATGCTGTGCACGGTTTTTTCGAAACATTGCGTGGTGAACTCTCAGACTTGGGAGTGCGCGTGACGTTGGTCTGTCCATCATTTGTGGAAACCGAATTCGCATCGCGTGGACTCAAAGGGGATGGTTCGCGAATCGACTTTGCGCGTTCAACAACCGGTGGCGTGCTGTCAGCCGATTACGTTGCCCAGTCGATCTATCACGCGTGCGTCCGCAATCGCCGACAGATCGTGTTGTCGCCCCTTGGCAAATTATCCTATTTTATGACTCGGTTTGCACCAGCCTGCTACGATCATCTCATGCGCCGCAGATTCCAAAGCGAAATGCGGCGAAATCAAGGTGGGTAG
- a CDS encoding SDR family oxidoreductase: MSPQTRRVLVTGGAGYLGREVASRLLQQRELFSHVVCADIRCPSQPQRLEAASYRQIDVRDVELANLLRQEQVDTVVHLASIVHPGGPKQRPFEYSVDVLGTRNVIEACLRANVKQLVVTSSGAAYGYYADNPMPLTEDCPLRGNPSFAYADHKRQVEELLAKYRRSDSQLRQLIFRPGTILGQFTHNAITRLFDRRRLLSIKGSDVPFVLIWDQDVAQCIALGIQRWATGIFNLAADGVLTMRQMAAIQNKALIELSPRTLGAILWSLRALGLTHFGPEQVDFLRYRPVLSNEKLKREFGYVPQMTTEQVFRYYLQCRSNHS, encoded by the coding sequence ATGAGTCCACAGACACGTCGAGTCCTGGTCACGGGCGGCGCAGGCTATCTCGGTCGTGAAGTCGCCAGCCGACTTTTGCAGCAACGCGAACTGTTCTCGCATGTCGTGTGTGCCGATATACGGTGTCCTAGCCAACCACAGCGACTGGAAGCCGCCAGCTACCGCCAGATCGACGTGCGCGATGTGGAACTGGCGAATCTCTTGCGGCAAGAACAAGTCGATACGGTGGTGCACCTGGCATCCATTGTCCATCCAGGAGGCCCGAAACAGCGACCATTCGAATACTCGGTTGACGTTTTAGGAACGCGAAACGTAATCGAAGCCTGCCTCAGAGCAAACGTGAAGCAGTTGGTCGTCACCTCCAGCGGTGCCGCTTACGGGTATTACGCCGATAATCCAATGCCCTTGACCGAAGACTGCCCGCTGCGTGGTAATCCATCTTTCGCCTACGCGGACCACAAGCGTCAAGTCGAGGAGCTGCTGGCCAAATACCGACGTTCGGACAGCCAGCTTCGACAGTTGATCTTTCGGCCTGGAACGATTCTTGGTCAGTTCACCCACAACGCCATTACGCGACTCTTTGACCGTCGCCGTCTACTGAGCATCAAGGGCAGTGATGTGCCGTTTGTACTAATTTGGGATCAAGACGTCGCACAGTGTATTGCGCTGGGCATACAGCGCTGGGCCACTGGTATCTTCAACTTGGCCGCAGATGGTGTGCTGACGATGCGCCAGATGGCCGCCATTCAGAATAAAGCTCTAATCGAGTTATCACCGCGAACACTCGGTGCGATTCTGTGGAGCCTACGTGCTCTTGGGCTAACACACTTCGGTCCCGAGCAGGTTGATTTCTTGCGTTACCGGCCAGTGCTCTCCAATGAGAAATTGAAGCGAGAGTTCGGCTATGTTCCGCAGATGACTACGGAACAGGTATTCCGTTACTATCTCCAGTGCAGGTCCAATCACTCATGA
- a CDS encoding bile acid:sodium symporter family protein, translating to MSIDDAQLQFDSGGLGLLNGVIALIMFGVALDMRPADFRRIAEAPLAPFVGLLAQFVLLPAMSFLLTFALQVSPSLALGMILVAACPGGNLSNFLTHLAGGTTVLSVTMTAVSTALAIVMTPLNLAFWGGLRGDTAAILQQVRLEPIDLLGTIAVILGLPLVAGMLCARALPELANRLHRPLKIFSILFFVCFVGFVFSRNFHLFWQWIGWIALAVAVQNALALGLGYFSGTAVGLPEQDRRALALEVGIQNSALGLSLIFTFFSGLGGMALIAGWWGIWHILTGLPLALFWSRRPANAIP from the coding sequence ATGTCCATCGATGACGCTCAATTGCAATTTGACAGCGGTGGCTTAGGACTGCTCAACGGCGTTATCGCGCTCATCATGTTCGGAGTCGCGCTCGATATGCGGCCTGCTGATTTTCGGCGCATTGCAGAGGCTCCGTTGGCACCGTTTGTCGGGTTGTTGGCCCAATTCGTTTTGCTGCCTGCTATGAGCTTTCTGTTGACTTTTGCACTCCAGGTCTCACCCAGCTTGGCGCTAGGGATGATTTTGGTTGCAGCCTGCCCCGGCGGCAATCTGTCGAATTTCCTGACTCACTTGGCGGGTGGAACGACCGTGCTGTCGGTTACGATGACGGCGGTATCAACAGCCCTGGCCATTGTCATGACTCCCCTGAATCTGGCTTTTTGGGGCGGTCTGCGAGGCGATACGGCGGCCATCTTGCAGCAAGTTCGGTTGGAGCCGATCGATCTGTTGGGGACGATTGCCGTCATCCTAGGATTGCCCTTGGTCGCCGGGATGCTGTGCGCAAGAGCGCTGCCGGAATTGGCCAATCGATTACATCGTCCGCTAAAGATTTTTTCCATCTTATTCTTCGTTTGTTTTGTAGGCTTCGTGTTTTCGCGCAACTTCCATCTGTTTTGGCAATGGATTGGCTGGATAGCCCTGGCTGTGGCTGTGCAAAATGCGTTGGCGTTGGGTCTTGGGTATTTCAGCGGCACAGCCGTTGGCTTGCCTGAGCAAGATCGTCGGGCCTTAGCACTCGAAGTAGGAATTCAGAATTCAGCTCTGGGGTTGTCTCTCATTTTTACGTTTTTCAGTGGCCTGGGGGGCATGGCACTGATTGCCGGGTGGTGGGGCATCTGGCATATCTTGACGGGCTTGCCGCTAGCACTCTTCTGGTCGCGTCGACCGGCCAATGCAATTCCATGA
- a CDS encoding thiamine pyrophosphate-binding protein, whose protein sequence is MERMLGGDAVARMLATEGVRHVFGIIDGTYFGLYSSLGKHGIQLISPRHEACAVHMAAAYARTTGRLGVCMASNGPGVANVLPGIAVENGEGNRVLVLTSTRRSGIGYPDRGGSYQYFNQVGAIKAMSKWSGVVPSPDRILELMKRALRISYRGRPGVVHLDIPENILNGKQLIAPIPRPESYRRTSPIVPDPQLVRQAAELLAEAQMPMIHAGSGIVHALAAGELTRLAETLQAPVTTSWAARGAIAESSPLSIPMIYVALNNQVRNDADCVLTLGSRIGETDWWGKAPHWRQPSQQTHIQVDIDEEILGLNKPVDLAILGDARLFLTQLVDLLADRIGEKQLAARRQAIARYQQLQHQQRDKLDSLWKQSDAPLTAAHVARACQETFRDDAFYVIDGGNTAVWGNFYHQIRTPMTVLGTPKFGMLGAGVAQALGVKVAHPDRQVYCIIGDGAMGFNIQEIETAVRNRLSVIYLVCCDKQWGMVKMNQSFALRPIKTLIRKSLGPEETINADFDEIAFDRVAEAMGAHGERVSHTDQLRPAIERALASGRCTVVHVDVDPVRHMWAPSLLEFKKMHQEPSGR, encoded by the coding sequence GTGGAACGAATGCTGGGTGGTGATGCTGTCGCTCGCATGTTGGCGACCGAGGGCGTGCGGCACGTATTCGGAATTATCGACGGAACGTATTTCGGTTTGTACTCTTCGTTGGGCAAGCACGGGATTCAACTGATTAGTCCTCGCCACGAGGCCTGTGCGGTTCACATGGCGGCGGCATACGCCAGAACGACCGGTCGCCTAGGAGTGTGTATGGCCAGCAACGGACCGGGGGTTGCAAATGTTCTGCCCGGCATCGCAGTAGAAAACGGCGAAGGCAATCGCGTGTTGGTGCTCACCAGCACACGCCGATCCGGCATTGGTTATCCCGATCGCGGGGGTAGCTATCAGTACTTCAATCAAGTCGGTGCGATCAAGGCCATGTCCAAGTGGAGTGGTGTAGTGCCATCGCCAGACCGCATTCTGGAATTGATGAAGCGGGCACTGCGTATTTCTTATCGAGGCCGGCCAGGTGTTGTGCATTTGGATATCCCGGAAAATATCCTGAATGGAAAGCAGTTAATCGCTCCCATTCCCCGGCCCGAATCGTACCGTCGCACCTCACCGATTGTTCCCGATCCGCAATTGGTGCGGCAAGCTGCCGAACTGCTGGCTGAGGCTCAAATGCCGATGATTCATGCAGGCAGCGGCATCGTGCATGCTCTGGCTGCCGGCGAACTGACCCGGCTTGCCGAAACGCTGCAGGCACCGGTGACCACCAGTTGGGCAGCTCGGGGAGCCATCGCCGAAAGCAGTCCGCTGAGCATTCCCATGATTTACGTGGCGCTAAACAATCAGGTCCGAAACGATGCTGACTGCGTTTTGACCCTTGGCTCAAGGATCGGCGAAACGGATTGGTGGGGCAAGGCACCCCATTGGCGGCAGCCAAGTCAACAAACACACATTCAAGTTGACATCGACGAGGAGATTCTCGGCTTGAACAAGCCGGTGGATCTGGCCATCCTGGGTGATGCTCGCCTGTTTCTTACGCAATTAGTCGACCTGTTAGCTGACAGAATCGGCGAAAAGCAGTTGGCGGCGCGACGCCAAGCCATTGCCAGATACCAACAGCTGCAACACCAACAGCGCGACAAACTGGATAGTCTGTGGAAGCAATCTGACGCACCACTGACAGCCGCCCACGTTGCGCGCGCCTGCCAAGAGACGTTTCGCGACGACGCGTTTTATGTCATTGACGGCGGCAACACAGCGGTGTGGGGGAACTTTTATCACCAGATTCGCACGCCAATGACCGTGCTGGGAACCCCCAAGTTTGGAATGTTGGGTGCCGGAGTTGCCCAAGCTTTGGGCGTCAAAGTGGCTCATCCCGACCGTCAAGTCTATTGCATCATAGGCGATGGCGCTATGGGCTTTAACATTCAAGAGATCGAGACGGCTGTGCGCAACCGCTTGTCCGTTATCTATCTTGTTTGCTGCGACAAGCAGTGGGGGATGGTCAAAATGAACCAATCTTTCGCACTCCGTCCCATCAAAACCTTGATCCGCAAGTCGCTCGGACCAGAGGAGACCATTAACGCCGACTTTGATGAAATTGCCTTTGATCGGGTGGCGGAGGCGATGGGGGCGCACGGCGAACGGGTCAGTCACACCGATCAGCTCCGTCCAGCTATTGAGCGCGCTCTGGCCTCCGGTCGCTGTACCGTAGTTCACGTAGACGTTGATCCAGTCCGGCACATGTGGGCGCCAAGTTTGCTGGAGTTTAAGAAAATGCACCAGGAACCCAGTGGACGATGA